In Vigna angularis cultivar LongXiaoDou No.4 chromosome 8, ASM1680809v1, whole genome shotgun sequence, one DNA window encodes the following:
- the LOC108345578 gene encoding senescence-associated carboxylesterase 101 isoform X1: MSLTQSFSSGIVQAPFVTSSHLLLKTWGVISSRDEDVVPHVGRGLVWKVWKESELTIVVFEVKNDFDPQQKLVSSSFLKEKNNFHRFEFLCTKKIPELSVNGSAVSLFIDNLEKLDELKSEINSSHPLIVTGHGVGGAIASLFTVLLLESIGSGKKRPLCITFGSPLIGDKKLQEAISRSSTWSSCFLHVVSCNDSLPKKLNSQSVDYMPFGTFLFCSDTGATCFGKPEFVLELLVSSINDQSQGFEVADYGKLVENLNRKAICKDFSVQGMNLTHSTSLNASIRLQLCAALGLTSEMQQLQHQNIDINALVIKLEKLENKFMFQKMKFDPSKKLNVMKIDMAKLEWYKKHCKSQDNGYYDCFKKGVSTIDQDAVQWQKNLRNYWIDMVEEAEMKPQTEAAAFRTRWLFAGTNYRRMVEPLDIAKYYENGLRKDYEAKGRSRHYVVLEKWLEEVKKEKSDSKGKTKKNVELILTFDSCFWAKLEEALLLCGQLDNLKENVEAKGKLLEFENYVYESLKKYEVSPEIFLKGSSYMTWWNKYKRFADNHRLASFMSNRQHFDRYTEGDYFFP; encoded by the exons ATGAGTCTTACTCAATC ATTTAGCAGTGGAATTGTGCAAGCACCCTTTGTCACAAGCTCTCATCTTCTCCTAAAAACATGGGGTGTTATCTCGTCACGTGATGAAGATGTGGTTCCCCACGTGGGGAGGGGATTGGTCTGGAAAGTTTGGAAGGAATCGGAATTGACGATTGTGGTGTTTGAGGTCAAGAATGATTTTGATCCTCAGCAGAAATtggtttcttcttcttttctcaagGAGAAGAATAACTTCCACCGCTTTGAGTTTCTATGTACCAAGAAAATTCCAGAGTTATCTGTTAATGGGTCTGCAGTTTCGCTATTCATTGACAATCTTGAGAAGCTTGATGAGTTGAAGTCCGAG ATTAATAGCTCCCATCCATTGATTGTTACTGGACATGGTGTTGGAGGAGCAATAGCTTCTCTCTTTACTGTGTTGCTTTTAGAAAGCATTGGCTCAGGAAAGAAACGCCCTCTCTGCATCACCTTTGGTTCTCCCCTTATTGGTGACAAAAAGTTGCAGGAAGCCATATCACGAAGTTCTACATGGAGTTCTTGCTTTCTACATGTTGTCTCTTGCAATGACTCACTTCCAAAGAAGTTGAATTCCCAATCAGTTGATTACATGCCTTTTGGGACATTTCTCTTTTGTTCTGATACAGGTGCTACTTGTTTTGGGAAACCCGAGTTTGTTTTGGAGCTTCTTGTGAGCTCAATCAATGATCAAAGTCAAGGTTTTGAGGTCGCAGATTATGGAAAACTTGTGGAAAATCTCAATCGTAAAGCAATTTGCAAGGACTTTAGCGTACAGGGGATGAACTTGACACATTCTACTTCACTGAATGCAAGTATCCGTTTGCAGTTGTGTGCAGCACTAGGATTGACATCAGAAATGCAG cAGCTACAACACCAGAACATTGATATAAATGCTTTGGTAATAAAGTTGGAAAAACTGGAGAATAAATTCATGTTCCAGAAGATGAAATTTGATCCGTCCAAGAAATTGAATGTGATGAAGATAGACATGGCAAAACTTGAATGGTACAAGAAGCATTGTAAAAGTCAAGATAATGGGTACTATGACTGCTTCAAAAAGGGCGTCTCAACTATTGACCAAGATGCTGTTCAGTGGCAGAAAAACCTCAGAAACTACTGGATTGACATGGTTGAAGAGGCAGAGATGAAACCTCAAACAGAAGCAGCAGCTTTTCGTACTCGCTGGCTTTTTGCTGGAACTAACTACAGGAGAATGGTTGAGCCTCTAGACATTGCTAAATACTATGAAAATGGTCTTCGTAAGGACTATGAGGCTAAAGGAAGGTCTAGACATTATGTAGTGTTGGAGAAGTGGCTGGAAGaagttaagaaagaaaaaagtgatTCAAAGggaaaaactaaaaagaatgtGGAATTGATTTTAACCTTTGATTCTTGCTTTTGGGCAAAGCTTGAAGAGGCTCTCCTTTTGTGTGGACAGTTGGATAATTTGAAAGAGAATGTAGAGGCAAAAGGGAAGTTGCTTGAATTTGAGAACTATGTTTATGAATCACTCAAAAAGTATGAAGTGTCACCAGAGATTTTCTTGAAGGGAAGCAGTTACATGACTTGGTGGAATAAGTATAAACGGTTTGCAGATAATCATAGACTAGCAAGCTTCATGAGCAATCGTCAGCATTTTGATCGGTATACTGAGGGAGATTATTTTTTCCCCTGA
- the LOC108345575 gene encoding senescence-associated carboxylesterase 101 isoform X1, translating into MSLTQSFSSGIVQAPFVTSSRLLRKTWGVISSGDEDVVPHVGKGLVWKVCEESDLTVLVFDVKNDFDLQQNLVSSTYLKENNNFHRFEFLCTKKIPEFSVNWSAVSLFIDNLEKLDELKSKINSSHPLIVTGHGVGGAIASLFTVLLLESIGSGKKRLLCITFGSPLIGDKKLQEAIAQSSTWSSCFLHVVSCKNSLTKKLIPHPTDYMPFGTFLFCSDTGATCFGNPESVLELLVSLINDQSQGFEVVDYGKLVENLYRKAICKDLIPRGLYLTDSTSLNASIRLQLCAALGLTSDMQQLQHQNTDINALATKLEELEKFMSQKKVKFDPSKTLNMKKIDMANLEWYKKYCKSQGIGYYDCFKKETKKDTSKVDTSSTVSQDVILPQKSLRNYWIDMVEEAERKPQTEAAAFRTRWLFAGTNYRRMVEPLYIAEYYADGLSKDYEAKGRSRHYVVLEKWLEEDKKEKGDSKGKTKKNVELILTFDSCFWAKLEEALLLCGQLDDLKENVEAKGKLLEFENYVYESLKKYEVSPEIFLKGSSYMTWWNKYKESADNHRLASFMSNRQHFDQYTEGAYSFP; encoded by the exons ATGAGCCTTACTCAATC ATTTAGCAGTGGAATTGTACAAGCACCCTTTGTCACAAGCTCTCGTCTTCTCCGAAAAACATGGGGTGTTATCTCGTCAGGTGATGAAGATGTGGTTCCCCACGTGGGGAAGGGATTGGTCTGGAAAGTTTGTGAGGAGTCGGATTTGACGGTTTTGGTGTTTGACGTCAAGAATGATTTTGATCTTCAACAGAATTTGGTTTCTTCTACCTATCTCAAGGAGAACAATAATTTCCACCGCTTTGAGTTTCTATGTACGAAGAAAATTCCAGAGTTCTCTGTTAACTGGTCTGCTGTTTCGTTATTCATTGACAATCTTGAGAAGCTTGATGAGTTGAAGTCCAAG ATTAATAGCTCCCATCCACTGATTGTTACTGGACATGGTGTTGGAGGAGCAATAGCTTCTCTCTTTACAGTGTTGCTTTTAGAAAGCATTGGTTCAGGAAAGAAACGTCTTCTCTGCATCACCTTTGGTTCTCCCCTTATTGGTGACAAAAAGTTGCAGGAAGCCATAGCACAAAGTTCTACGTGGAGTTCTTGCTTTTTACATGTTGTCTCTTGCAAAAACTCACTTACTAAGAAGTTGATTCCCCACCCAACTGATTACATGCCTTTTGGTACATTTCTCTTCTGTTCTGATACAGGTGCTACTTGTTTTGGGAACCCCGAGTCTGTTTTGGAGCTTCTTGTGAGCTTAATCAATGATCAAAGTCAAGGTTTTGAGGTCGTAGATTATGGAAAACTTGTTGAAAATCTATATCGTAAAGCAATTTGCAAGGACTTGATCCCACGGGGGCTGTACTTGACAGATTCTACTTCACTGAATGCAAGTATCCGTTTGCAGTTGTGTGCAGCACTAGGATTGACATCTGATATGCAG CAGCTACAACATCAAAATACTGATATAAACGCTTTGGCAACAAAGTTGGAAGAACTGGAGAAATTCATGTCCCAGAAGAAGGTGAAATTTGATCCATCCAAGACATTGAATATGAAGAAGATAGACATGGCAAATCTTGAATGGTACAAGAAGTATTGTAAAAGTCAAGGAATTGGGTACTATGACTGCTTCAAAAAGGAGACCAAAAAGGACACCTCAAAAGTGGACACCTCATCAACAGTTTCCCAAGATGTTATTCTGCCGCAGAAAAGCCTCAGAAACTACTGGATTGACATGGTTGAAGAGGCAGAGAGGAAACCTCAGACAGAAGCTGCAGCCTTTCGTACTCGCTGGCTTTTTGCTGGAACTAACTACAGGAGAATGGTTGAGCCCCTATACATTGCTGAATACTATGCAGATGGTCTTAGTAAGGACTATGAGGCTAAAGGAAGGTCTAGACATTATGTAGTGTTGGAGAAGTGGCTGGAAGaagataagaaagaaaaaggtgaTTCAAAGGGCAAAACTAAAAAGAATGTGGAATTGATTTTAACCTTTGATTCTTGCTTTTGGGCAAAGCTTGAAGAGGCTCTCCTTTTGTGTGGACAGTTGGATGATTTGAAAGAGAATGTAGAGGCAAAAGGGAAGTTGCTTGAATTTGAGAACTATGTTTATGAATCACTCAAAAAGTATGAAGTGTCACCAGAGATTTTCTTGAAGGGAAGCAGTTACATGACTTGGTGGAACAAGTATAAAGAGTCTGCAGATAATCATAGACTAGCAAGCTTCATGAGCAATCGTCAGCATTTTGATCAGTATACTGAGGGAGCCTATTCCTTCCCCTGA
- the LOC108345575 gene encoding senescence-associated carboxylesterase 101 isoform X2 — MSLTQSFSSGIVQAPFVTSSRLLRKTWGVISSGDEDVVPHVGKGLVWKVCEESDLTVLVFDVKNDFDLQQNLVSSTYLKENNNFHRFEFLCTKKIPEFSVNWSAVSLFIDNLEKLDELKSKINSSHPLIVTGHGVGGAIASLFTVLLLESIGSGKKRLLCITFGSPLIGDKKLQEAIAQSSTWSSCFLHVVSCKNSLTKKLIPHPTDYMPFGTFLFCSDTGATCFGNPESVLELLVSLINDQSQGFEVVDYGKLVENLYRKAICKDLIPRGLYLTDSTSLNASIRLQLCAALGLTSDMQLQHQNTDINALATKLEELEKFMSQKKVKFDPSKTLNMKKIDMANLEWYKKYCKSQGIGYYDCFKKETKKDTSKVDTSSTVSQDVILPQKSLRNYWIDMVEEAERKPQTEAAAFRTRWLFAGTNYRRMVEPLYIAEYYADGLSKDYEAKGRSRHYVVLEKWLEEDKKEKGDSKGKTKKNVELILTFDSCFWAKLEEALLLCGQLDDLKENVEAKGKLLEFENYVYESLKKYEVSPEIFLKGSSYMTWWNKYKESADNHRLASFMSNRQHFDQYTEGAYSFP; from the exons ATGAGCCTTACTCAATC ATTTAGCAGTGGAATTGTACAAGCACCCTTTGTCACAAGCTCTCGTCTTCTCCGAAAAACATGGGGTGTTATCTCGTCAGGTGATGAAGATGTGGTTCCCCACGTGGGGAAGGGATTGGTCTGGAAAGTTTGTGAGGAGTCGGATTTGACGGTTTTGGTGTTTGACGTCAAGAATGATTTTGATCTTCAACAGAATTTGGTTTCTTCTACCTATCTCAAGGAGAACAATAATTTCCACCGCTTTGAGTTTCTATGTACGAAGAAAATTCCAGAGTTCTCTGTTAACTGGTCTGCTGTTTCGTTATTCATTGACAATCTTGAGAAGCTTGATGAGTTGAAGTCCAAG ATTAATAGCTCCCATCCACTGATTGTTACTGGACATGGTGTTGGAGGAGCAATAGCTTCTCTCTTTACAGTGTTGCTTTTAGAAAGCATTGGTTCAGGAAAGAAACGTCTTCTCTGCATCACCTTTGGTTCTCCCCTTATTGGTGACAAAAAGTTGCAGGAAGCCATAGCACAAAGTTCTACGTGGAGTTCTTGCTTTTTACATGTTGTCTCTTGCAAAAACTCACTTACTAAGAAGTTGATTCCCCACCCAACTGATTACATGCCTTTTGGTACATTTCTCTTCTGTTCTGATACAGGTGCTACTTGTTTTGGGAACCCCGAGTCTGTTTTGGAGCTTCTTGTGAGCTTAATCAATGATCAAAGTCAAGGTTTTGAGGTCGTAGATTATGGAAAACTTGTTGAAAATCTATATCGTAAAGCAATTTGCAAGGACTTGATCCCACGGGGGCTGTACTTGACAGATTCTACTTCACTGAATGCAAGTATCCGTTTGCAGTTGTGTGCAGCACTAGGATTGACATCTGATATGCAG CTACAACATCAAAATACTGATATAAACGCTTTGGCAACAAAGTTGGAAGAACTGGAGAAATTCATGTCCCAGAAGAAGGTGAAATTTGATCCATCCAAGACATTGAATATGAAGAAGATAGACATGGCAAATCTTGAATGGTACAAGAAGTATTGTAAAAGTCAAGGAATTGGGTACTATGACTGCTTCAAAAAGGAGACCAAAAAGGACACCTCAAAAGTGGACACCTCATCAACAGTTTCCCAAGATGTTATTCTGCCGCAGAAAAGCCTCAGAAACTACTGGATTGACATGGTTGAAGAGGCAGAGAGGAAACCTCAGACAGAAGCTGCAGCCTTTCGTACTCGCTGGCTTTTTGCTGGAACTAACTACAGGAGAATGGTTGAGCCCCTATACATTGCTGAATACTATGCAGATGGTCTTAGTAAGGACTATGAGGCTAAAGGAAGGTCTAGACATTATGTAGTGTTGGAGAAGTGGCTGGAAGaagataagaaagaaaaaggtgaTTCAAAGGGCAAAACTAAAAAGAATGTGGAATTGATTTTAACCTTTGATTCTTGCTTTTGGGCAAAGCTTGAAGAGGCTCTCCTTTTGTGTGGACAGTTGGATGATTTGAAAGAGAATGTAGAGGCAAAAGGGAAGTTGCTTGAATTTGAGAACTATGTTTATGAATCACTCAAAAAGTATGAAGTGTCACCAGAGATTTTCTTGAAGGGAAGCAGTTACATGACTTGGTGGAACAAGTATAAAGAGTCTGCAGATAATCATAGACTAGCAAGCTTCATGAGCAATCGTCAGCATTTTGATCAGTATACTGAGGGAGCCTATTCCTTCCCCTGA
- the LOC108345578 gene encoding senescence-associated carboxylesterase 101 isoform X2, with amino-acid sequence MSLTQSFSSGIVQAPFVTSSHLLLKTWGVISSRDEDVVPHVGRGLVWKVWKESELTIVVFEVKNDFDPQQKLVSSSFLKEKNNFHRFEFLCTKKIPELSVNGSAVSLFIDNLEKLDELKSEINSSHPLIVTGHGVGGAIASLFTVLLLESIGSGKKRPLCITFGSPLIGDKKLQEAISRSSTWSSCFLHVVSCNDSLPKKLNSQSVDYMPFGTFLFCSDTGATCFGKPEFVLELLVSSINDQSQGFEVADYGKLVENLNRKAICKDFSVQGMNLTHSTSLNASIRLQLCAALGLTSEMQLQHQNIDINALVIKLEKLENKFMFQKMKFDPSKKLNVMKIDMAKLEWYKKHCKSQDNGYYDCFKKGVSTIDQDAVQWQKNLRNYWIDMVEEAEMKPQTEAAAFRTRWLFAGTNYRRMVEPLDIAKYYENGLRKDYEAKGRSRHYVVLEKWLEEVKKEKSDSKGKTKKNVELILTFDSCFWAKLEEALLLCGQLDNLKENVEAKGKLLEFENYVYESLKKYEVSPEIFLKGSSYMTWWNKYKRFADNHRLASFMSNRQHFDRYTEGDYFFP; translated from the exons ATGAGTCTTACTCAATC ATTTAGCAGTGGAATTGTGCAAGCACCCTTTGTCACAAGCTCTCATCTTCTCCTAAAAACATGGGGTGTTATCTCGTCACGTGATGAAGATGTGGTTCCCCACGTGGGGAGGGGATTGGTCTGGAAAGTTTGGAAGGAATCGGAATTGACGATTGTGGTGTTTGAGGTCAAGAATGATTTTGATCCTCAGCAGAAATtggtttcttcttcttttctcaagGAGAAGAATAACTTCCACCGCTTTGAGTTTCTATGTACCAAGAAAATTCCAGAGTTATCTGTTAATGGGTCTGCAGTTTCGCTATTCATTGACAATCTTGAGAAGCTTGATGAGTTGAAGTCCGAG ATTAATAGCTCCCATCCATTGATTGTTACTGGACATGGTGTTGGAGGAGCAATAGCTTCTCTCTTTACTGTGTTGCTTTTAGAAAGCATTGGCTCAGGAAAGAAACGCCCTCTCTGCATCACCTTTGGTTCTCCCCTTATTGGTGACAAAAAGTTGCAGGAAGCCATATCACGAAGTTCTACATGGAGTTCTTGCTTTCTACATGTTGTCTCTTGCAATGACTCACTTCCAAAGAAGTTGAATTCCCAATCAGTTGATTACATGCCTTTTGGGACATTTCTCTTTTGTTCTGATACAGGTGCTACTTGTTTTGGGAAACCCGAGTTTGTTTTGGAGCTTCTTGTGAGCTCAATCAATGATCAAAGTCAAGGTTTTGAGGTCGCAGATTATGGAAAACTTGTGGAAAATCTCAATCGTAAAGCAATTTGCAAGGACTTTAGCGTACAGGGGATGAACTTGACACATTCTACTTCACTGAATGCAAGTATCCGTTTGCAGTTGTGTGCAGCACTAGGATTGACATCAGAAATGCAG CTACAACACCAGAACATTGATATAAATGCTTTGGTAATAAAGTTGGAAAAACTGGAGAATAAATTCATGTTCCAGAAGATGAAATTTGATCCGTCCAAGAAATTGAATGTGATGAAGATAGACATGGCAAAACTTGAATGGTACAAGAAGCATTGTAAAAGTCAAGATAATGGGTACTATGACTGCTTCAAAAAGGGCGTCTCAACTATTGACCAAGATGCTGTTCAGTGGCAGAAAAACCTCAGAAACTACTGGATTGACATGGTTGAAGAGGCAGAGATGAAACCTCAAACAGAAGCAGCAGCTTTTCGTACTCGCTGGCTTTTTGCTGGAACTAACTACAGGAGAATGGTTGAGCCTCTAGACATTGCTAAATACTATGAAAATGGTCTTCGTAAGGACTATGAGGCTAAAGGAAGGTCTAGACATTATGTAGTGTTGGAGAAGTGGCTGGAAGaagttaagaaagaaaaaagtgatTCAAAGggaaaaactaaaaagaatgtGGAATTGATTTTAACCTTTGATTCTTGCTTTTGGGCAAAGCTTGAAGAGGCTCTCCTTTTGTGTGGACAGTTGGATAATTTGAAAGAGAATGTAGAGGCAAAAGGGAAGTTGCTTGAATTTGAGAACTATGTTTATGAATCACTCAAAAAGTATGAAGTGTCACCAGAGATTTTCTTGAAGGGAAGCAGTTACATGACTTGGTGGAATAAGTATAAACGGTTTGCAGATAATCATAGACTAGCAAGCTTCATGAGCAATCGTCAGCATTTTGATCGGTATACTGAGGGAGATTATTTTTTCCCCTGA